In Pseudobdellovibrionaceae bacterium, the following proteins share a genomic window:
- a CDS encoding aminotransferase class V-fold PLP-dependent enzyme, producing MSSVENFEFRPGFGSDNHSGVHPRLLEFLLQLNRGHAHSYGGDEVSALAYEEFKRHFGEDIDVHYVFNGTAANVLCLNALLKSYEAVICSDQAHLHLDECAAPEKHLGCKLIPLSTTDGKITPEQVLQTLKRRGDQHHAQPKVISITQPTELGTVYTIKEMQALVELAKANDLLVHVDGARFVNAAIHLQVDLKALTSGIGIDALSFGGTKNGLLGAEAVILFGQSRRSDFKFLRKQAMQLPSKMRFISGQFLLYLQEGLWREIALHSTGMAQRLKAALQEFPQIQICYPVESNALFVKIPKAWTKRLREQAFFYVWDEDLWVMRWMTSFDTTEKDLQDFVSCLRRLQSEEH from the coding sequence ATGAGTTCCGTTGAGAATTTTGAGTTTCGACCGGGATTTGGCAGCGACAACCACTCAGGCGTACATCCCCGTCTGCTGGAGTTCCTGCTCCAGCTCAACCGCGGTCATGCCCACTCCTATGGAGGCGACGAGGTTAGTGCCTTGGCCTACGAGGAGTTCAAACGTCATTTTGGCGAGGACATCGATGTCCATTATGTGTTTAACGGCACGGCCGCCAATGTTTTGTGCTTGAATGCTCTGCTTAAGAGCTATGAGGCCGTCATCTGTTCCGACCAAGCCCACCTTCACCTGGATGAGTGTGCCGCCCCCGAGAAACACTTGGGCTGCAAGCTGATCCCTCTATCCACCACCGATGGCAAAATCACCCCTGAACAGGTTCTTCAGACCCTTAAACGCCGGGGAGACCAGCACCACGCCCAGCCAAAAGTCATTTCCATCACTCAGCCGACAGAACTTGGTACCGTCTACACGATCAAAGAAATGCAGGCCCTGGTCGAACTGGCCAAGGCCAACGACCTTCTCGTTCATGTGGATGGCGCACGATTTGTAAACGCGGCCATTCATTTACAGGTGGACCTCAAAGCTCTGACCAGCGGAATCGGCATAGACGCTCTTAGTTTTGGCGGCACAAAAAATGGCCTTTTAGGGGCGGAAGCTGTGATTCTTTTTGGCCAGAGTCGGCGATCAGATTTTAAGTTCCTGCGCAAGCAGGCCATGCAGCTACCATCTAAGATGCGTTTTATTAGCGGTCAGTTTTTGCTCTACCTACAGGAGGGCTTGTGGAGAGAAATTGCCCTCCACTCCACAGGTATGGCGCAGCGGCTTAAGGCCGCTCTCCAGGAATTCCCACAGATCCAGATCTGTTACCCAGTCGAGAGCAATGCTTTGTTTGTCAAGATTCCCAAAGCATGGACGAAAAGACTCCGTGAACAGGCATTTTTCTATGTTTGGGATGAGGATTTGTGGGTCATGCGCTGGATGACGAGCTTTGACACCACCGAAAAAGATCTGCAAGATTTTGTATCATGTTTACGCCGTCTTCAAAGTGAAGAGCATTAA
- a CDS encoding twitch domain-containing radical SAM protein codes for MANGYFFSLKERGGLPTTFCPLLWSKITIDPSGKLKACCSSKCFVNEDGENLRIERGEGLDQYWNHPSVCQARKAMMAGEWPKECYYCRYQEENGVMSKRKGQIYYWAEIMKVDPIALLAATDGEGRIDLPPVAVDARLSHVCNLTCVMCTPEFSTSWKSVFKKLMESPWPGPTRRPSYLKHTEIIEGGTPKWGDDPSVVEWFRDHARQLREIQFAGGEPLLFKNHDKILDTLIDSGDAGHITLDYNTNATQITNETLERWSHFENLDLQLSVDGVGEQFEYIRTPAKWQRIEEVVQLLLSWNRNPWRWRFAYTVQILSVAEIPRFLNWLEGLGEKWMETPLHTRIHWNVVGTPTGISVASLPAGVQQEVLALVDQYLGDLEKRNSRLANESSLKNLPGILRAAFKGGRGQGSSSLDETIHYLNLLDDIHDKRWRQTFPWLSERLPVRS; via the coding sequence GTGGCAAATGGATACTTTTTTTCCCTTAAGGAGCGAGGTGGATTGCCGACCACCTTTTGTCCATTATTGTGGTCCAAGATCACAATTGATCCAAGCGGGAAACTGAAAGCCTGCTGCTCATCGAAATGTTTTGTTAATGAGGATGGGGAGAATCTCAGAATAGAGAGAGGAGAGGGGTTGGACCAGTATTGGAATCATCCAAGTGTATGCCAAGCACGTAAGGCCATGATGGCGGGAGAGTGGCCTAAGGAGTGCTATTACTGTCGGTATCAGGAAGAAAATGGGGTCATGAGTAAGCGCAAGGGTCAGATTTATTATTGGGCGGAAATTATGAAAGTCGACCCCATTGCCTTGCTCGCAGCCACAGATGGGGAGGGGCGGATTGATCTTCCTCCCGTGGCCGTTGATGCTCGCCTCAGCCATGTGTGTAATTTGACCTGTGTGATGTGCACACCTGAGTTTTCCACCAGTTGGAAGTCGGTATTCAAAAAATTGATGGAGTCGCCTTGGCCTGGCCCAACCCGTAGGCCGAGCTATTTAAAACATACCGAAATTATCGAAGGCGGAACTCCTAAGTGGGGCGATGACCCTTCTGTGGTGGAGTGGTTTCGCGATCATGCTCGGCAGCTGCGGGAGATCCAGTTTGCTGGTGGCGAGCCGCTTCTATTCAAAAACCACGATAAAATTCTCGACACTCTCATTGATTCTGGGGATGCCGGGCACATTACTTTGGACTACAACACAAATGCCACGCAGATTACCAATGAGACTCTGGAAAGATGGAGCCACTTTGAAAACCTGGACCTGCAGCTTTCTGTCGATGGAGTCGGCGAGCAATTCGAATACATCCGCACGCCGGCAAAGTGGCAACGGATCGAAGAAGTTGTGCAACTGTTGTTGTCTTGGAACCGCAACCCGTGGAGGTGGCGTTTTGCTTACACGGTTCAGATATTAAGTGTGGCTGAGATACCAAGATTTCTCAATTGGCTTGAGGGTTTGGGAGAGAAGTGGATGGAGACTCCCCTGCACACACGCATTCACTGGAATGTGGTTGGCACTCCCACGGGCATTTCGGTGGCCAGTCTCCCTGCTGGAGTACAACAAGAGGTGCTTGCTCTCGTTGATCAGTATCTAGGGGATCTTGAAAAGCGAAACTCCCGACTTGCCAATGAATCGAGTCTGAAAAATTTGCCAGGAATTTTACGGGCCGCCTTTAAAGGAGGCCGAGGCCAGGGGAGTTCCTCTCTAGATGAAACCATTCATTATCTGAATCTCCTGGACGATATCCATGACAAGAGGTGGAGACAGACATTCCCCTGGCTCTCTGAAAGGCTTCCCGTGAGATCCTAG
- the queG gene encoding tRNA epoxyqueuosine(34) reductase QueG has product MAQIEDQIKALGFQRVGMTSLEPAISLRQYEEWLAKDYHGDMTYLQTHLAHKTSPSNLVPRAISALVVSCNYFPEVPGSTDLPFKANRVALYARGEDYHHWFKERLEALCQSLSEMYKDQVFWPATDSAPLLERDLAYRAGLGWIGKNTCLIHRRQGSLFFIGEILTSLPAPATATPSPDHCGTCHRCLDVCPTQAFTKEREMDARKCISYWTIEAKTSPPLELRDKMDGWLFGCDLCQTVCPWNEKIFGPSLREAQSVSPSDPELESELRLILTTSNKELNRQLRRTPLARAGGRGLKRNALLVAAHYRLTGLTPEIEMYLSHPRLGELADWTLNRISSHPSASEDH; this is encoded by the coding sequence ATGGCACAAATAGAGGACCAGATCAAAGCACTGGGATTTCAGCGGGTTGGCATGACAAGTCTGGAACCTGCCATCAGCCTCCGTCAGTATGAAGAGTGGTTAGCCAAAGACTATCATGGCGACATGACTTATCTGCAGACTCACCTTGCCCACAAAACAAGCCCAAGCAACCTTGTCCCGCGGGCCATCAGTGCCCTGGTGGTCTCCTGCAACTACTTCCCGGAAGTACCGGGAAGTACGGACCTCCCTTTTAAAGCCAACCGAGTCGCCCTTTACGCCCGAGGCGAGGACTACCATCATTGGTTCAAGGAACGCCTGGAGGCTCTTTGCCAGAGTCTCAGCGAGATGTATAAGGATCAGGTGTTTTGGCCGGCCACTGACTCGGCTCCACTGCTCGAGAGGGACCTGGCCTACCGGGCCGGACTGGGGTGGATTGGCAAAAACACCTGCCTGATTCACCGTCGCCAGGGGAGCCTGTTTTTTATTGGTGAAATCCTCACCAGCTTGCCAGCTCCGGCGACAGCGACTCCTTCACCTGACCACTGCGGAACCTGCCATCGCTGTTTGGATGTTTGCCCCACCCAGGCGTTTACCAAAGAAAGGGAGATGGATGCCAGAAAGTGCATTTCCTATTGGACGATTGAAGCCAAGACCAGCCCACCCCTGGAGTTGAGAGACAAAATGGACGGCTGGCTGTTTGGCTGTGACCTTTGTCAGACCGTCTGCCCCTGGAACGAGAAGATTTTTGGCCCCTCCCTTCGAGAGGCCCAATCTGTTTCTCCTTCAGACCCCGAGTTGGAATCAGAATTACGCCTCATTCTCACGACTTCAAACAAAGAGCTCAATCGTCAACTGAGAAGGACGCCATTAGCCAGGGCCGGGGGTAGGGGACTCAAACGCAATGCCCTGCTGGTGGCCGCCCATTACAGGCTCACCGGTCTCACCCCAGAAATCGAAATGTATTTGAGTCATCCCCGCCTTGGGGAACTGGCAGACTGGACTCTCAACAGAATCAGCTCACACCCATCCGCTTCAGAAGATCATTGA
- a CDS encoding formimidoylglutamase, with amino-acid sequence MSAFLPISADLFFSKQDKLDPRLGELVQIFSAQGPIQKDHIYLLGYPDDEGIRLNGGRPGAQDGPDRIRQFLYRLTPPYRSEAPRLWEAGNLSLQSDIESRHETAQSMAQQILSSHGRILSFGGGHDYGYPDGAAFLESCRTTANNRKPLVINFDAHLDVRSSEKGLSSGTPFYRLMEKYGDSFDLIELGIQSQCNSSYHIDWCRERGARLLFWEDIMFSGEPAAVVVGRFLEEELLRPRPVFLSIDIDGFSSSIAMGCSQSWATGWSAEEFFPVFHMFLSRWDVRSLGIYEVSPPLDQDNRTAKLAAQIAHRFIFHNKVGE; translated from the coding sequence ATGTCGGCCTTTTTGCCTATATCCGCTGATCTTTTCTTTTCCAAACAGGATAAACTTGATCCCCGCCTCGGCGAGCTGGTGCAGATTTTTTCTGCCCAAGGGCCCATCCAAAAGGACCATATTTATCTTTTGGGCTACCCTGACGATGAGGGCATTCGACTCAATGGCGGTCGGCCAGGAGCACAAGATGGCCCCGACCGGATCCGCCAGTTTCTCTATCGCCTCACACCCCCTTACCGATCTGAAGCCCCCCGTTTATGGGAGGCGGGAAACCTCTCTCTCCAGTCAGACATTGAATCAAGGCATGAGACCGCACAGTCAATGGCCCAACAAATTCTTTCCTCCCATGGTCGAATTCTGAGTTTTGGTGGTGGCCACGACTATGGGTATCCGGATGGGGCGGCCTTTTTGGAGTCCTGCCGAACCACTGCAAATAATCGTAAGCCTCTCGTCATCAATTTTGATGCCCATCTGGATGTACGCTCCAGCGAAAAAGGCTTGTCGAGCGGCACCCCCTTTTACCGCCTCATGGAAAAGTATGGAGACTCTTTTGATTTGATAGAGCTCGGGATCCAATCTCAGTGCAACAGTTCCTATCACATTGACTGGTGTCGAGAACGCGGGGCTCGCCTGCTCTTTTGGGAGGACATCATGTTCTCTGGGGAGCCTGCCGCAGTTGTCGTTGGCCGTTTCCTCGAAGAAGAGCTCCTGCGTCCCCGTCCTGTTTTCTTGTCCATCGATATCGACGGATTTTCTTCATCCATCGCTATGGGCTGCAGCCAATCCTGGGCAACCGGCTGGTCGGCTGAGGAGTTCTTTCCGGTTTTCCATATGTTTCTCTCGCGCTGGGATGTCAGGTCACTGGGGATTTATGAAGTTTCCCCTCCCCTTGATCAGGACAACCGAACGGCCAAATTGGCAGCCCAAATTGCCCATCGCTTTATTTTTCACAACAAGGTGGGTGAATGA
- a CDS encoding superoxide dismutase [Fe] (SodB; iron binding; present under aerobic and anaerobic conditions; destroys free radicals), with product MAIELPALPYSNDALAPHISPETIEYHYGKHHKAYVDKLNGMIEGTEFAKMSLEEIVKKSSGGMFNNAAQVWNHTFYWNCLKPKGGGEPTGALADKIKADFGSFATFKEQFTQAAATQFGSGWAWLVKNAGGKLAVVATANAENPMTKGTTPLLTCDVWEHAYYIDYRNARPKYIDTFWNLVNWDFVAKNL from the coding sequence ATGGCAATTGAATTACCGGCGCTGCCGTATTCCAATGATGCGTTAGCCCCTCACATTTCACCTGAAACCATCGAGTACCACTACGGCAAACACCACAAGGCTTATGTGGACAAGCTCAACGGCATGATTGAGGGGACTGAATTTGCAAAGATGTCTCTAGAGGAGATCGTTAAGAAATCCTCGGGCGGAATGTTTAACAATGCTGCTCAGGTTTGGAACCACACCTTTTATTGGAACTGCCTGAAACCCAAAGGGGGCGGAGAGCCTACTGGGGCTTTGGCTGATAAGATTAAAGCTGACTTCGGATCATTTGCGACCTTTAAAGAGCAATTCACCCAAGCCGCTGCCACACAGTTTGGCTCTGGCTGGGCCTGGTTGGTGAAAAATGCCGGTGGCAAATTGGCTGTGGTTGCAACAGCGAATGCGGAGAACCCAATGACTAAGGGGACTACTCCACTGTTGACCTGCGATGTTTGGGAGCACGCCTATTACATCGACTACCGAAATGCTCGGCCCAAATACATCGATACCTTCTGGAATCTTGTAAACTGGGACTTCGTTGCCAAGAATCTTTAG
- a CDS encoding HD domain-containing protein, which yields MTETEAKEFLPIRVSTLRGDLKISFDAYVQVAGKFILYCRLGDSFEGSRLTRLREKKLKKLYIPPDHETAYRAYLEESIETAYDPKSEKPLNVRAEVIQGSQQAAAEEVMDAPEKKEFYDEARKGSKRFVEFLKRETFGLKAVQDVHNVDMNLAHHGVSVASLSVGIAEKLGFTEKFPLDILSLGCFLHDIEHHYTPVDYTRPLNSMNPGEKQLYLQHPQKGVDRVKGYKHFDEAVMRIILEHEEHIDGSGFPKGLRELQLDPMVMIASTANAFDRYVSFYKMSPKEALKELLVNKIAQHPLEYMKALQDELKFQSLI from the coding sequence ATGACAGAAACAGAAGCAAAAGAATTTCTCCCCATTCGCGTCTCCACCCTCCGGGGAGATTTAAAAATTTCCTTCGATGCTTACGTTCAGGTGGCAGGTAAGTTTATTCTCTATTGTCGTCTTGGCGACAGTTTTGAAGGCAGCCGCCTCACTCGCCTGAGAGAGAAAAAGCTCAAAAAGCTGTACATCCCCCCTGATCACGAGACGGCCTACCGAGCCTATCTGGAAGAATCCATTGAAACCGCATATGATCCTAAATCGGAAAAACCACTCAATGTCCGGGCCGAGGTGATTCAAGGCTCACAGCAAGCAGCAGCAGAAGAAGTCATGGATGCTCCAGAAAAGAAGGAATTTTACGACGAGGCCCGCAAAGGGTCCAAGCGCTTTGTGGAATTTCTCAAACGAGAAACTTTTGGCCTTAAAGCCGTTCAAGATGTTCACAATGTCGACATGAACCTGGCCCACCATGGGGTTTCCGTGGCCAGTCTCTCGGTCGGGATCGCTGAGAAACTGGGGTTTACCGAGAAATTCCCTCTCGACATACTTTCCCTTGGCTGCTTCCTGCACGATATCGAACACCACTACACTCCCGTTGATTACACCCGCCCGTTGAACTCCATGAATCCAGGCGAAAAGCAATTGTACCTTCAGCACCCGCAAAAGGGAGTCGATCGGGTCAAAGGTTATAAGCACTTTGACGAAGCCGTCATGCGCATTATTCTTGAGCATGAAGAGCACATCGATGGCAGTGGATTCCCTAAGGGCCTTCGTGAACTCCAGCTTGACCCGATGGTGATGATTGCCTCGACGGCCAATGCCTTTGACCGCTATGTGAGCTTTTACAAAATGAGCCCCAAAGAGGCGCTCAAAGAACTTTTGGTGAACAAGATCGCCCAGCATCCTCTTGAATACATGAAGGCCCTCCAGGACGAGCTCAAGTTCCAGTCTTTAATCTGA
- a CDS encoding tryptophan 2,3-dioxygenase, producing MSQYPPVHYHDYLALDRILNAQQRRSEEFGEPAHDEMLFIITHQTYELWFKQVLHEIDSIIDIFAQGRVREEDMGTAISRLGRVVEIQKVLIDQIRIMETMTPLDFLDFRDYLYPASGFQSFQFRLVENKLGLKADHRMRYNEASYRSYVRPEQSQALEKTENTPSLFDGVERWLERTPFLQVGNFDFWKVYRESVMKMFDTESDVVKVNPTLQAGDKERNIQNIEDARSLFEALFDEKRYRDSVDRGLWHLSYPAIHAALFIQLYRHLPGLQLPFKLITTLLDIDELMTSWRYRHALMAKRMIGTKIGTGGSSGYQYLREATDRHKIFNDFFQLTTFFVPRSALPELPAEIQKKLRFNYEL from the coding sequence ATGAGTCAGTATCCACCCGTTCATTATCACGACTACCTGGCCCTGGACCGCATTTTGAATGCCCAGCAAAGACGAAGTGAGGAGTTTGGTGAACCGGCCCACGATGAAATGCTCTTTATTATCACCCACCAAACCTACGAACTGTGGTTCAAACAGGTTCTTCACGAAATCGATTCCATTATTGATATTTTTGCCCAGGGCCGCGTGCGCGAGGAAGACATGGGGACGGCCATTTCCCGCCTCGGCCGGGTGGTGGAGATTCAAAAGGTTTTGATTGATCAGATTCGCATCATGGAAACCATGACACCTTTGGATTTTCTTGATTTTAGAGATTACCTCTACCCCGCCTCCGGCTTTCAAAGTTTTCAGTTTCGTTTGGTAGAGAACAAATTGGGCCTTAAAGCCGACCATCGGATGCGGTACAATGAGGCGAGCTATCGTTCCTACGTTCGCCCTGAACAATCTCAAGCTCTGGAGAAAACGGAGAACACCCCGAGTCTTTTTGACGGTGTTGAAAGATGGCTGGAAAGAACGCCCTTCCTGCAGGTCGGCAATTTTGACTTTTGGAAAGTGTACCGGGAATCCGTCATGAAGATGTTTGACACTGAATCAGACGTCGTCAAGGTCAACCCGACACTGCAAGCTGGGGACAAGGAACGAAATATTCAAAACATTGAGGACGCGCGCAGCCTTTTTGAAGCCCTTTTTGACGAAAAGAGGTACCGCGATTCAGTGGACCGAGGGCTTTGGCACCTGTCCTATCCAGCGATTCATGCGGCCCTGTTTATTCAACTGTACAGACACCTGCCAGGCCTACAACTCCCCTTCAAACTCATTACCACTTTGTTAGATATTGATGAGCTGATGACAAGCTGGCGTTACCGCCACGCTCTGATGGCCAAAAGAATGATTGGCACTAAAATTGGAACTGGCGGATCCTCTGGCTACCAATATCTGCGAGAAGCAACCGACCGACATAAGATCTTTAATGATTTCTTCCAACTCACCACATTCTTTGTCCCTCGCTCGGCCCTGCCGGAGTTGCCTGCTGAGATCCAGAAGAAGTTGCGCTTTAACTACGAACTCTAG
- a CDS encoding O-methyltransferase: MDKSFGNSDQAIGKYVYDLLRPEDPILEASRQEALAAGMPEIQVGGLDGRHLEILALLSGAKKTVEIGTLAGYSGICLLRGMGDGGHLYTFEYSPLHAQVAHRNFKMAGLENQVSLYVGPALERLPQIEHEGPFDLVFIDADKGNYPEYLKWAESHLRKGGLVIGDNTFAFGRIAQDPPQADATSVFALQEFNSHLAGSPHWKTTIFPTGEGLTLGVRV, encoded by the coding sequence ATGGATAAAAGTTTTGGCAATAGTGATCAGGCGATAGGGAAGTATGTATACGACCTACTGAGACCTGAGGACCCCATCCTTGAAGCATCGCGACAAGAAGCCCTGGCGGCTGGAATGCCTGAGATTCAGGTGGGCGGTTTGGATGGTCGTCATTTGGAGATTCTCGCCCTCCTTTCTGGAGCAAAAAAGACTGTGGAGATCGGAACCCTAGCGGGTTATTCGGGGATCTGTTTGCTGCGAGGGATGGGGGACGGCGGGCACCTCTATACTTTTGAATACAGCCCACTCCATGCCCAGGTGGCCCATCGCAACTTCAAAATGGCTGGCTTGGAAAATCAGGTTTCTCTTTATGTGGGCCCAGCCCTTGAACGGCTCCCGCAAATTGAGCATGAGGGGCCTTTTGATTTGGTCTTCATTGACGCCGACAAAGGCAACTATCCGGAGTATCTCAAATGGGCTGAGTCCCACCTTCGCAAGGGTGGGCTTGTTATTGGCGACAACACCTTTGCCTTTGGACGGATTGCTCAGGACCCTCCCCAGGCCGACGCGACCTCCGTATTTGCTCTTCAGGAGTTTAATTCCCACTTAGCAGGGTCCCCTCACTGGAAGACCACCATTTTCCCTACCGGCGAGGGGCTGACCCTTGGGGTTCGGGTTTAG
- a CDS encoding cyclase family protein — MSGIRSTFFEISPLVNEGIGVWPGDVAFSRQVALDMSKGDHLTLSAVTSTVHLGAHADAPSHYRKDGEPIHLRNPLLYYGDCQVIQVQVPRGERLLPSHLPQGFSPVAERLLIGTGSFPDPQKFNEDFNSLSPDLIEYLAEREVSLVGIDTPSVDPFLSKALESHQALAKHDLAVLEGLVLRQVPEGVYTLIALPLRIEGADASPVRAILVKD, encoded by the coding sequence ATGAGTGGTATCAGGTCGACGTTTTTTGAAATCTCCCCTCTCGTGAATGAAGGTATCGGAGTGTGGCCGGGCGACGTGGCCTTTTCTCGACAGGTGGCTCTCGACATGAGCAAGGGGGATCACCTGACATTGAGTGCGGTCACCAGTACCGTCCACCTAGGGGCACATGCCGACGCCCCAAGTCACTACAGAAAGGATGGTGAGCCCATCCATTTGCGAAATCCACTTCTCTACTATGGGGACTGCCAAGTGATCCAAGTGCAGGTGCCTCGGGGGGAAAGGTTATTACCCAGCCACTTACCCCAGGGCTTCTCTCCAGTGGCCGAGCGATTGTTGATCGGCACGGGCTCATTTCCTGATCCTCAGAAGTTTAATGAGGATTTTAATTCCCTATCTCCTGACTTGATTGAGTACTTGGCTGAGCGGGAGGTGAGCCTAGTTGGGATCGACACTCCTAGCGTAGACCCATTTTTGTCCAAAGCCTTGGAATCCCATCAGGCCTTGGCCAAACATGATTTGGCTGTACTAGAGGGGTTGGTGCTTCGACAAGTGCCCGAGGGGGTCTACACCTTGATTGCTCTGCCACTGAGGATTGAAGGGGCTGACGCCTCACCTGTACGGGCGATTCTGGTTAAGGATTAA
- a CDS encoding CCA tRNA nucleotidyltransferase, whose translation MEIFSRHPHFKEVESVCRRLTEAGYQAFLAGGCVRDALLGRPSNDFDVATSANPDEIEALFPKSLAVGKQFGVVILPFDGFQIEVATFRLDGEYQDGRHPEKVTFSTPEDDAGRRDFTVNALFYDLSEHKVIDYVGGIADLERKLLRTVGDPQKRFAEDRLRILRAVRIAAQLGFDIERATFKAVCDWAKEVCVVSQERVTAEIKKMLSLKNRIQALHDLQVSGLAIEVLPELGYFSINQELAARKSKHLGQLLGDEARPGILWSLLLWQEVEGLRQELVSADDWPPLVKGLVELILRRLKCSNQEISETVFVLTHYRELLEVTESDDFKPFPRTTLPSFEVGKLLLLDHPEGLTLLDFAMAVAAQENVGQEQVLFIHQEYLWRVDPKTGKLPHPWVKGGDLSALGFSPGPEMGLVLDDLYRAQIAGEVAGKKEALARARALQNELAKEHND comes from the coding sequence TTGGAAATTTTCTCACGCCATCCTCACTTTAAGGAGGTCGAGTCGGTTTGTCGTCGGCTGACGGAGGCTGGCTACCAGGCCTTCTTGGCTGGCGGCTGTGTTCGTGACGCCCTTTTGGGACGTCCTTCCAACGACTTCGATGTTGCCACGAGTGCCAATCCCGATGAAATCGAAGCCTTGTTTCCGAAGTCCCTGGCGGTGGGGAAGCAGTTTGGCGTGGTCATTTTGCCCTTCGATGGATTTCAGATTGAGGTGGCCACCTTCCGTTTAGATGGGGAGTATCAGGACGGCCGGCATCCAGAAAAGGTCACGTTTTCCACGCCCGAAGATGATGCGGGCCGAAGGGATTTTACCGTCAACGCCCTTTTTTATGATTTGTCTGAACACAAAGTGATCGATTATGTGGGTGGCATTGCTGACCTAGAACGAAAACTCCTGCGCACGGTTGGCGACCCCCAAAAGCGATTTGCCGAAGACCGGTTGCGGATTTTGAGAGCTGTCCGCATTGCCGCTCAACTGGGTTTTGATATTGAACGGGCGACGTTTAAGGCAGTTTGTGATTGGGCCAAGGAAGTCTGCGTGGTGTCTCAGGAAAGGGTGACGGCAGAGATAAAAAAAATGTTGAGCCTTAAAAACCGTATCCAGGCACTGCACGATTTACAAGTCAGCGGTTTGGCCATAGAGGTGCTTCCAGAATTGGGTTATTTTTCCATCAACCAGGAACTGGCCGCGCGTAAGAGCAAACACTTGGGGCAATTGTTAGGGGATGAGGCAAGGCCTGGGATTCTATGGTCTTTACTATTGTGGCAAGAGGTGGAGGGGCTGAGGCAGGAATTGGTCAGTGCGGATGACTGGCCACCCTTGGTTAAGGGTTTGGTCGAACTGATCTTGCGCAGACTGAAGTGTTCCAACCAGGAAATCAGTGAGACAGTGTTTGTTTTGACTCACTATCGGGAATTGTTGGAAGTGACAGAGAGCGATGACTTTAAGCCTTTCCCACGGACCACTCTCCCAAGTTTTGAGGTGGGAAAGTTGTTGCTCCTTGATCATCCAGAGGGATTGACCCTGCTTGACTTTGCCATGGCGGTTGCGGCTCAGGAAAATGTGGGGCAGGAGCAGGTGCTTTTTATCCATCAGGAGTATCTGTGGAGAGTCGATCCCAAAACAGGGAAGTTGCCTCACCCATGGGTCAAAGGTGGGGACCTGTCGGCACTAGGATTTTCTCCAGGTCCTGAAATGGGATTGGTTTTAGATGACCTCTACAGAGCGCAAATTGCCGGAGAGGTCGCCGGAAAAAAAGAAGCCCTGGCGCGTGCCAGGGCTCTGCAAAACGAATTGGCTAAAGAACACAACGATTAA